From the genome of Thunnus thynnus chromosome 1, fThuThy2.1, whole genome shotgun sequence, one region includes:
- the cbfa2t3 gene encoding protein CBFA2T3 isoform X4, translated as MSAEVHLEHQKKADLRAGSSSSAAFAPRVPTVTLISHRELRDKHTAHRPQRGRLDPNLAASSHYRYSEGSRVQKVGTMPDSPADVKTQPRSTPPTMPPPPPAVSQVTNRNASFTPTTSKSMLNGSSHSPTSLNGAPSTPNGFSNGPAMSSTASLSNQQLPPACGARQLCKLKRFLTTLQQFGNDISPEIGERVRSLVLGLVNSTLTIEEFHSKLHEATNFPLRPFVIPFLKANLPLLQRELLHCARLAKQTPAQYLAQHEQLLLDANANSPLDSSEIMLEMNEHGKRRTPDRTKDSSERDGLHPEHLAKRPCTISPSQRFSPSTVLPAHPPPNGLPTHPPNGLPHPPNPQMGPQHYRLEDMALAHQYRDAYRHNEHRDARDRHRQTAVHGARQEEVIDHRLTDREWAEEWKHLDNLLNCIMDMVEKTRRSLTVLRRCQEADREEMNHWIRRYSDVEEMKKEIHRDFLHRPPSGYLPEEIWRKAGTTSIPLSPALKHLQNKQEEAVNEVKRQAMSELQKAVSDAERKAHEMISAERSKMERALAEAKRQASEDALTVINQQEDSSESCWNCGRKASETCSGCNTARYCGSFCQHKDWEKHHHVCGQGLQGLPGGSSVPLGTPSSSSASSSAPPTHSESTPPGPLSLAGQSSIAAGAGSGSGSVSASPKESSSSSASRSTTPATPALLDATSR; from the exons GCAGCAGAGTGCAGAAGGTTGGAACAATGCCAGATTCACCTGCGGATGTGAAAACCCAGCCCAGGTCCACCCCACCCACCATGCCTCCTCCACCCCCGGCTGTCAGCCAAGTAACCAATCGCAACGCTTCATTCACCCCAACCACCAGTAAATCAA TGCTGAATGGGAGCAGCCACTCTCCTACATCACTGAACGGTGCTCCATCCACTCCTAACGGCTTCAGTAACGGGCCGGCCATGTCCTCAACGGCCTCGCTGTCCAACCAGCAGCTCCCGCCAGCCTGTGGTGCCCGGCAACTCTGCAAGCTGAAGCGCTTCCTGACCACACTGCAGCAGTTTGGAAACGACATATCGCCTGAGATTGGAGAGAGAGTGCGTAGCCTTGTGCTGGGGCTGGTG AACTCCACTCTCACCATTGAAGAGTTTCACTCCAAACTTCATGAAGCCACCAACTTCCCTCTGAGGCCTTTCGTCATTCCCTTCCTGAAG GCAAACCTGCCCCTGCTGCAGAGAGAATTGCTCCACTGTGCCAGGTTGGCCAAGCAGACTCCAGCTCAGTATCTGGCCCAACACGAGCAGCTTCTCTTGGACGCCAATGCCAACTCGCCCCTCGATTCCTCCGAGATCATGCTGGAGATGAATGAGCACGGCAAGAGAAGAACCCCTGACAG GACCAAAGACAGCTCAGAGAGAGATGGCTTGCATCCGGAGCACCTGGCCAAAAGGCCCTGTACCATCAGCCCCAGCCAACGCTTCAGCCCTAGCACGGTTCTTCCTGCTCACCCGCCTCCCAACGGCCTCCCCACACACCCTCCCAATGGCCTGCCCCACCCACCCAACCCCCAAATGGGTCCCCAGCACTACCGCTTAGAGGACATGGCCCTTGCACACCAATACAGAGACGCTTACAGACATAATGAACATCGTGACGCTCGGGACAGGCACCGGCAGACAG CAGTGCATGGAGCCCGCCAAGAGGAGGTCATTGACCACCGTCTAACAGATCGAGAGTGGGCAGAGGAATGGAAGCACCTTGATAAT CTCCTGAACTGTATCATGGACATGGTGGAGAAGACCCGCCGCTCTCTGACAGTGTTGCGGCGCTGCCAGGAGGCCGACCGAGAGGAGATGAATCACTGGATTCGGCGCTACAGCGACGTGGAGGAGATGAAAAAAG AAATCCACCGAGACTTCTTACACAGGCCTCCCTCAGGATACCTGCCAGAAGAAATCTGGAGGAAAGCTG GTACTACAAGCATCCCGCTCTCCCCAGCACTAAAGCATCTCCAAAACAAGCAGG aggaaGCAGTGAATGAGGTGAAGCGACAGGCGATGTCAGAGCTGCAGAAGGCAGTGTCGGACGCTGAGAGGAAGGCTCATGAGATGATTTCAGCAGAACGCTCTAAAATGGAGAGGGCGCTGGCCGAGGCCAAGAGGCAAGCCTCTGAGGATGCACTAACAGTCATCAACCAGCAGGAGGATTCCAGTGAA AGCTGCTGGAACTGCGGGAGGAAAGCCAGTGAGACGTGCAGCGGCTGCAACACAGCTCGCTACTGCGGCTCCTTCTGCCAACACAAAGACTGGGAGAAGCACCACCATGTTTGTGGTCAAGGCCTGCAGGGCCTGCCAGGGGGCAGCAGTGTCCCTCTAGGCACCCCCTCCTCGTCCTCAGCGTCCTCCAGTGCACCCCCCACCCACTCGGAGAGCACCCCTCCAGGACCACTGTCCCTGGCAGGCCAGAGCAGTATTGCGGCAGGGGCTGGCAGTGGCAGTGGAAGTGTTTCTGCCAGCCCCAAGGAGAGCAGTTCCAGCAGTGCCTCTCGCTCCACAACCCCAGCTACCCCCGCCCTACTAGACGCCACTTCTCGCTGA
- the cbfa2t3 gene encoding protein CBFA2T3 isoform X6, whose translation MPDSPADVKTQPRSTPPTMPPPPPAVSQVTNRNASFTPTTSKSMLNGSSHSPTSLNGAPSTPNGFSNGPAMSSTASLSNQQLPPACGARQLCKLKRFLTTLQQFGNDISPEIGERVRSLVLGLVNSTLTIEEFHSKLHEATNFPLRPFVIPFLKANLPLLQRELLHCARLAKQTPAQYLAQHEQLLLDANANSPLDSSEIMLEMNEHGKRRTPDRTKDSSERDGLHPEHLAKRPCTISPSQRFSPSTVLPAHPPPNGLPTHPPNGLPHPPNPQMGPQHYRLEDMALAHQYRDAYRHNEHRDARDRHRQTAVHGARQEEVIDHRLTDREWAEEWKHLDNLLNCIMDMVEKTRRSLTVLRRCQEADREEMNHWIRRYSDVEEMKKGGSNGQHCLPPPPPHHNSSSNTASSSEALPIGTSSAAERQTGRQTEIHRDFLHRPPSGYLPEEIWRKAGTTSIPLSPALKHLQNKQEEAVNEVKRQAMSELQKAVSDAERKAHEMISAERSKMERALAEAKRQASEDALTVINQQEDSSESCWNCGRKASETCSGCNTARYCGSFCQHKDWEKHHHVCGQGLQGLPGGSSVPLGTPSSSSASSSAPPTHSESTPPGPLSLAGQSSIAAGAGSGSGSVSASPKESSSSSASRSTTPATPALLDATSR comes from the exons ATGCCAGATTCACCTGCGGATGTGAAAACCCAGCCCAGGTCCACCCCACCCACCATGCCTCCTCCACCCCCGGCTGTCAGCCAAGTAACCAATCGCAACGCTTCATTCACCCCAACCACCAGTAAATCAA TGCTGAATGGGAGCAGCCACTCTCCTACATCACTGAACGGTGCTCCATCCACTCCTAACGGCTTCAGTAACGGGCCGGCCATGTCCTCAACGGCCTCGCTGTCCAACCAGCAGCTCCCGCCAGCCTGTGGTGCCCGGCAACTCTGCAAGCTGAAGCGCTTCCTGACCACACTGCAGCAGTTTGGAAACGACATATCGCCTGAGATTGGAGAGAGAGTGCGTAGCCTTGTGCTGGGGCTGGTG AACTCCACTCTCACCATTGAAGAGTTTCACTCCAAACTTCATGAAGCCACCAACTTCCCTCTGAGGCCTTTCGTCATTCCCTTCCTGAAG GCAAACCTGCCCCTGCTGCAGAGAGAATTGCTCCACTGTGCCAGGTTGGCCAAGCAGACTCCAGCTCAGTATCTGGCCCAACACGAGCAGCTTCTCTTGGACGCCAATGCCAACTCGCCCCTCGATTCCTCCGAGATCATGCTGGAGATGAATGAGCACGGCAAGAGAAGAACCCCTGACAG GACCAAAGACAGCTCAGAGAGAGATGGCTTGCATCCGGAGCACCTGGCCAAAAGGCCCTGTACCATCAGCCCCAGCCAACGCTTCAGCCCTAGCACGGTTCTTCCTGCTCACCCGCCTCCCAACGGCCTCCCCACACACCCTCCCAATGGCCTGCCCCACCCACCCAACCCCCAAATGGGTCCCCAGCACTACCGCTTAGAGGACATGGCCCTTGCACACCAATACAGAGACGCTTACAGACATAATGAACATCGTGACGCTCGGGACAGGCACCGGCAGACAG CAGTGCATGGAGCCCGCCAAGAGGAGGTCATTGACCACCGTCTAACAGATCGAGAGTGGGCAGAGGAATGGAAGCACCTTGATAAT CTCCTGAACTGTATCATGGACATGGTGGAGAAGACCCGCCGCTCTCTGACAGTGTTGCGGCGCTGCCAGGAGGCCGACCGAGAGGAGATGAATCACTGGATTCGGCGCTACAGCGACGTGGAGGAGATGAAAAAAGGTGGGAGCAACGGACAGCActgccttcctcctcctcctcctcaccacaACTCCTCCTCCAACACAGCTAGCAGCAGCGAGGCACTGCCCATAGGAACTTCCTCGGCTGCTGaaaggcagacaggcagacagacag AAATCCACCGAGACTTCTTACACAGGCCTCCCTCAGGATACCTGCCAGAAGAAATCTGGAGGAAAGCTG GTACTACAAGCATCCCGCTCTCCCCAGCACTAAAGCATCTCCAAAACAAGCAGG aggaaGCAGTGAATGAGGTGAAGCGACAGGCGATGTCAGAGCTGCAGAAGGCAGTGTCGGACGCTGAGAGGAAGGCTCATGAGATGATTTCAGCAGAACGCTCTAAAATGGAGAGGGCGCTGGCCGAGGCCAAGAGGCAAGCCTCTGAGGATGCACTAACAGTCATCAACCAGCAGGAGGATTCCAGTGAA AGCTGCTGGAACTGCGGGAGGAAAGCCAGTGAGACGTGCAGCGGCTGCAACACAGCTCGCTACTGCGGCTCCTTCTGCCAACACAAAGACTGGGAGAAGCACCACCATGTTTGTGGTCAAGGCCTGCAGGGCCTGCCAGGGGGCAGCAGTGTCCCTCTAGGCACCCCCTCCTCGTCCTCAGCGTCCTCCAGTGCACCCCCCACCCACTCGGAGAGCACCCCTCCAGGACCACTGTCCCTGGCAGGCCAGAGCAGTATTGCGGCAGGGGCTGGCAGTGGCAGTGGAAGTGTTTCTGCCAGCCCCAAGGAGAGCAGTTCCAGCAGTGCCTCTCGCTCCACAACCCCAGCTACCCCCGCCCTACTAGACGCCACTTCTCGCTGA
- the cbfa2t3 gene encoding protein CBFA2T3 isoform X8, with protein sequence MSAEVHLEHQKKADLRAGSSSSAAFAPRVPTVTLISHRELRDKHTAHRPQRGRLDPNLAASSHYRYSEGSRVQKVGTMPDSPADVKTQPRSTPPTMPPPPPAVSQVTNRNASFTPTTSKSMLNGSSHSPTSLNGAPSTPNGFSNGPAMSSTASLSNQQLPPACGARQLCKLKRFLTTLQQFGNDISPEIGERVRSLVLGLVNSTLTIEEFHSKLHEATNFPLRPFVIPFLKANLPLLQRELLHCARLAKQTPAQYLAQHEQLLLDANANSPLDSSEIMLEMNEHGKRRTPDRTKDSSERDGLHPEHLAKRPCTISPSQRFSPSTVLPAHPPPNGLPTHPPNGLPHPPNPQMGPQHYRLEDMALAHQYRDAYRHNEHRDARDRHRQTVHGARQEEVIDHRLTDREWAEEWKHLDNLLNCIMDMVEKTRRSLTVLRRCQEADREEMNHWIRRYSDVEEMKKGGSNGQHCLPPPPPHHNSSSNTASSSEALPIGTSSAAERQTGRQTEIHRDFLHRPPSGYLPEEIWRKAEEAVNEVKRQAMSELQKAVSDAERKAHEMISAERSKMERALAEAKRQASEDALTVINQQEDSSESCWNCGRKASETCSGCNTARYCGSFCQHKDWEKHHHVCGQGLQGLPGGSSVPLGTPSSSSASSSAPPTHSESTPPGPLSLAGQSSIAAGAGSGSGSVSASPKESSSSSASRSTTPATPALLDATSR encoded by the exons GCAGCAGAGTGCAGAAGGTTGGAACAATGCCAGATTCACCTGCGGATGTGAAAACCCAGCCCAGGTCCACCCCACCCACCATGCCTCCTCCACCCCCGGCTGTCAGCCAAGTAACCAATCGCAACGCTTCATTCACCCCAACCACCAGTAAATCAA TGCTGAATGGGAGCAGCCACTCTCCTACATCACTGAACGGTGCTCCATCCACTCCTAACGGCTTCAGTAACGGGCCGGCCATGTCCTCAACGGCCTCGCTGTCCAACCAGCAGCTCCCGCCAGCCTGTGGTGCCCGGCAACTCTGCAAGCTGAAGCGCTTCCTGACCACACTGCAGCAGTTTGGAAACGACATATCGCCTGAGATTGGAGAGAGAGTGCGTAGCCTTGTGCTGGGGCTGGTG AACTCCACTCTCACCATTGAAGAGTTTCACTCCAAACTTCATGAAGCCACCAACTTCCCTCTGAGGCCTTTCGTCATTCCCTTCCTGAAG GCAAACCTGCCCCTGCTGCAGAGAGAATTGCTCCACTGTGCCAGGTTGGCCAAGCAGACTCCAGCTCAGTATCTGGCCCAACACGAGCAGCTTCTCTTGGACGCCAATGCCAACTCGCCCCTCGATTCCTCCGAGATCATGCTGGAGATGAATGAGCACGGCAAGAGAAGAACCCCTGACAG GACCAAAGACAGCTCAGAGAGAGATGGCTTGCATCCGGAGCACCTGGCCAAAAGGCCCTGTACCATCAGCCCCAGCCAACGCTTCAGCCCTAGCACGGTTCTTCCTGCTCACCCGCCTCCCAACGGCCTCCCCACACACCCTCCCAATGGCCTGCCCCACCCACCCAACCCCCAAATGGGTCCCCAGCACTACCGCTTAGAGGACATGGCCCTTGCACACCAATACAGAGACGCTTACAGACATAATGAACATCGTGACGCTCGGGACAGGCACCGGCAGACAG TGCATGGAGCCCGCCAAGAGGAGGTCATTGACCACCGTCTAACAGATCGAGAGTGGGCAGAGGAATGGAAGCACCTTGATAAT CTCCTGAACTGTATCATGGACATGGTGGAGAAGACCCGCCGCTCTCTGACAGTGTTGCGGCGCTGCCAGGAGGCCGACCGAGAGGAGATGAATCACTGGATTCGGCGCTACAGCGACGTGGAGGAGATGAAAAAAGGTGGGAGCAACGGACAGCActgccttcctcctcctcctcctcaccacaACTCCTCCTCCAACACAGCTAGCAGCAGCGAGGCACTGCCCATAGGAACTTCCTCGGCTGCTGaaaggcagacaggcagacagacag AAATCCACCGAGACTTCTTACACAGGCCTCCCTCAGGATACCTGCCAGAAGAAATCTGGAGGAAAGCTG aggaaGCAGTGAATGAGGTGAAGCGACAGGCGATGTCAGAGCTGCAGAAGGCAGTGTCGGACGCTGAGAGGAAGGCTCATGAGATGATTTCAGCAGAACGCTCTAAAATGGAGAGGGCGCTGGCCGAGGCCAAGAGGCAAGCCTCTGAGGATGCACTAACAGTCATCAACCAGCAGGAGGATTCCAGTGAA AGCTGCTGGAACTGCGGGAGGAAAGCCAGTGAGACGTGCAGCGGCTGCAACACAGCTCGCTACTGCGGCTCCTTCTGCCAACACAAAGACTGGGAGAAGCACCACCATGTTTGTGGTCAAGGCCTGCAGGGCCTGCCAGGGGGCAGCAGTGTCCCTCTAGGCACCCCCTCCTCGTCCTCAGCGTCCTCCAGTGCACCCCCCACCCACTCGGAGAGCACCCCTCCAGGACCACTGTCCCTGGCAGGCCAGAGCAGTATTGCGGCAGGGGCTGGCAGTGGCAGTGGAAGTGTTTCTGCCAGCCCCAAGGAGAGCAGTTCCAGCAGTGCCTCTCGCTCCACAACCCCAGCTACCCCCGCCCTACTAGACGCCACTTCTCGCTGA
- the cbfa2t3 gene encoding protein CBFA2T3 isoform X2 gives MSAEVHLEHQKKADLRAGSSSSAAFAPRVPTVTLISHRELRDKHTAHRPQRGRLDPNLAASSHYRYSEGSRVQKVGTMPDSPADVKTQPRSTPPTMPPPPPAVSQVTNRNASFTPTTSKSMLNGSSHSPTSLNGAPSTPNGFSNGPAMSSTASLSNQQLPPACGARQLCKLKRFLTTLQQFGNDISPEIGERVRSLVLGLVNSTLTIEEFHSKLHEATNFPLRPFVIPFLKANLPLLQRELLHCARLAKQTPAQYLAQHEQLLLDANANSPLDSSEIMLEMNEHGKRRTPDRTKDSSERDGLHPEHLAKRPCTISPSQRFSPSTVLPAHPPPNGLPTHPPNGLPHPPNPQMGPQHYRLEDMALAHQYRDAYRHNEHRDARDRHRQTVHGARQEEVIDHRLTDREWAEEWKHLDNLLNCIMDMVEKTRRSLTVLRRCQEADREEMNHWIRRYSDVEEMKKGGSNGQHCLPPPPPHHNSSSNTASSSEALPIGTSSAAERQTGRQTEIHRDFLHRPPSGYLPEEIWRKAGTTSIPLSPALKHLQNKQEEAVNEVKRQAMSELQKAVSDAERKAHEMISAERSKMERALAEAKRQASEDALTVINQQEDSSESCWNCGRKASETCSGCNTARYCGSFCQHKDWEKHHHVCGQGLQGLPGGSSVPLGTPSSSSASSSAPPTHSESTPPGPLSLAGQSSIAAGAGSGSGSVSASPKESSSSSASRSTTPATPALLDATSR, from the exons GCAGCAGAGTGCAGAAGGTTGGAACAATGCCAGATTCACCTGCGGATGTGAAAACCCAGCCCAGGTCCACCCCACCCACCATGCCTCCTCCACCCCCGGCTGTCAGCCAAGTAACCAATCGCAACGCTTCATTCACCCCAACCACCAGTAAATCAA TGCTGAATGGGAGCAGCCACTCTCCTACATCACTGAACGGTGCTCCATCCACTCCTAACGGCTTCAGTAACGGGCCGGCCATGTCCTCAACGGCCTCGCTGTCCAACCAGCAGCTCCCGCCAGCCTGTGGTGCCCGGCAACTCTGCAAGCTGAAGCGCTTCCTGACCACACTGCAGCAGTTTGGAAACGACATATCGCCTGAGATTGGAGAGAGAGTGCGTAGCCTTGTGCTGGGGCTGGTG AACTCCACTCTCACCATTGAAGAGTTTCACTCCAAACTTCATGAAGCCACCAACTTCCCTCTGAGGCCTTTCGTCATTCCCTTCCTGAAG GCAAACCTGCCCCTGCTGCAGAGAGAATTGCTCCACTGTGCCAGGTTGGCCAAGCAGACTCCAGCTCAGTATCTGGCCCAACACGAGCAGCTTCTCTTGGACGCCAATGCCAACTCGCCCCTCGATTCCTCCGAGATCATGCTGGAGATGAATGAGCACGGCAAGAGAAGAACCCCTGACAG GACCAAAGACAGCTCAGAGAGAGATGGCTTGCATCCGGAGCACCTGGCCAAAAGGCCCTGTACCATCAGCCCCAGCCAACGCTTCAGCCCTAGCACGGTTCTTCCTGCTCACCCGCCTCCCAACGGCCTCCCCACACACCCTCCCAATGGCCTGCCCCACCCACCCAACCCCCAAATGGGTCCCCAGCACTACCGCTTAGAGGACATGGCCCTTGCACACCAATACAGAGACGCTTACAGACATAATGAACATCGTGACGCTCGGGACAGGCACCGGCAGACAG TGCATGGAGCCCGCCAAGAGGAGGTCATTGACCACCGTCTAACAGATCGAGAGTGGGCAGAGGAATGGAAGCACCTTGATAAT CTCCTGAACTGTATCATGGACATGGTGGAGAAGACCCGCCGCTCTCTGACAGTGTTGCGGCGCTGCCAGGAGGCCGACCGAGAGGAGATGAATCACTGGATTCGGCGCTACAGCGACGTGGAGGAGATGAAAAAAGGTGGGAGCAACGGACAGCActgccttcctcctcctcctcctcaccacaACTCCTCCTCCAACACAGCTAGCAGCAGCGAGGCACTGCCCATAGGAACTTCCTCGGCTGCTGaaaggcagacaggcagacagacag AAATCCACCGAGACTTCTTACACAGGCCTCCCTCAGGATACCTGCCAGAAGAAATCTGGAGGAAAGCTG GTACTACAAGCATCCCGCTCTCCCCAGCACTAAAGCATCTCCAAAACAAGCAGG aggaaGCAGTGAATGAGGTGAAGCGACAGGCGATGTCAGAGCTGCAGAAGGCAGTGTCGGACGCTGAGAGGAAGGCTCATGAGATGATTTCAGCAGAACGCTCTAAAATGGAGAGGGCGCTGGCCGAGGCCAAGAGGCAAGCCTCTGAGGATGCACTAACAGTCATCAACCAGCAGGAGGATTCCAGTGAA AGCTGCTGGAACTGCGGGAGGAAAGCCAGTGAGACGTGCAGCGGCTGCAACACAGCTCGCTACTGCGGCTCCTTCTGCCAACACAAAGACTGGGAGAAGCACCACCATGTTTGTGGTCAAGGCCTGCAGGGCCTGCCAGGGGGCAGCAGTGTCCCTCTAGGCACCCCCTCCTCGTCCTCAGCGTCCTCCAGTGCACCCCCCACCCACTCGGAGAGCACCCCTCCAGGACCACTGTCCCTGGCAGGCCAGAGCAGTATTGCGGCAGGGGCTGGCAGTGGCAGTGGAAGTGTTTCTGCCAGCCCCAAGGAGAGCAGTTCCAGCAGTGCCTCTCGCTCCACAACCCCAGCTACCCCCGCCCTACTAGACGCCACTTCTCGCTGA
- the cbfa2t3 gene encoding protein CBFA2T3 isoform X7, which translates to MSSTASLSNQQLPPACGARQLCKLKRFLTTLQQFGNDISPEIGERVRSLVLGLVNSTLTIEEFHSKLHEATNFPLRPFVIPFLKANLPLLQRELLHCARLAKQTPAQYLAQHEQLLLDANANSPLDSSEIMLEMNEHGKRRTPDRTKDSSERDGLHPEHLAKRPCTISPSQRFSPSTVLPAHPPPNGLPTHPPNGLPHPPNPQMGPQHYRLEDMALAHQYRDAYRHNEHRDARDRHRQTAVHGARQEEVIDHRLTDREWAEEWKHLDNLLNCIMDMVEKTRRSLTVLRRCQEADREEMNHWIRRYSDVEEMKKGGSNGQHCLPPPPPHHNSSSNTASSSEALPIGTSSAAERQTGRQTEIHRDFLHRPPSGYLPEEIWRKAGTTSIPLSPALKHLQNKQEEAVNEVKRQAMSELQKAVSDAERKAHEMISAERSKMERALAEAKRQASEDALTVINQQEDSSESCWNCGRKASETCSGCNTARYCGSFCQHKDWEKHHHVCGQGLQGLPGGSSVPLGTPSSSSASSSAPPTHSESTPPGPLSLAGQSSIAAGAGSGSGSVSASPKESSSSSASRSTTPATPALLDATSR; encoded by the exons ATGTCCTCAACGGCCTCGCTGTCCAACCAGCAGCTCCCGCCAGCCTGTGGTGCCCGGCAACTCTGCAAGCTGAAGCGCTTCCTGACCACACTGCAGCAGTTTGGAAACGACATATCGCCTGAGATTGGAGAGAGAGTGCGTAGCCTTGTGCTGGGGCTGGTG AACTCCACTCTCACCATTGAAGAGTTTCACTCCAAACTTCATGAAGCCACCAACTTCCCTCTGAGGCCTTTCGTCATTCCCTTCCTGAAG GCAAACCTGCCCCTGCTGCAGAGAGAATTGCTCCACTGTGCCAGGTTGGCCAAGCAGACTCCAGCTCAGTATCTGGCCCAACACGAGCAGCTTCTCTTGGACGCCAATGCCAACTCGCCCCTCGATTCCTCCGAGATCATGCTGGAGATGAATGAGCACGGCAAGAGAAGAACCCCTGACAG GACCAAAGACAGCTCAGAGAGAGATGGCTTGCATCCGGAGCACCTGGCCAAAAGGCCCTGTACCATCAGCCCCAGCCAACGCTTCAGCCCTAGCACGGTTCTTCCTGCTCACCCGCCTCCCAACGGCCTCCCCACACACCCTCCCAATGGCCTGCCCCACCCACCCAACCCCCAAATGGGTCCCCAGCACTACCGCTTAGAGGACATGGCCCTTGCACACCAATACAGAGACGCTTACAGACATAATGAACATCGTGACGCTCGGGACAGGCACCGGCAGACAG CAGTGCATGGAGCCCGCCAAGAGGAGGTCATTGACCACCGTCTAACAGATCGAGAGTGGGCAGAGGAATGGAAGCACCTTGATAAT CTCCTGAACTGTATCATGGACATGGTGGAGAAGACCCGCCGCTCTCTGACAGTGTTGCGGCGCTGCCAGGAGGCCGACCGAGAGGAGATGAATCACTGGATTCGGCGCTACAGCGACGTGGAGGAGATGAAAAAAGGTGGGAGCAACGGACAGCActgccttcctcctcctcctcctcaccacaACTCCTCCTCCAACACAGCTAGCAGCAGCGAGGCACTGCCCATAGGAACTTCCTCGGCTGCTGaaaggcagacaggcagacagacag AAATCCACCGAGACTTCTTACACAGGCCTCCCTCAGGATACCTGCCAGAAGAAATCTGGAGGAAAGCTG GTACTACAAGCATCCCGCTCTCCCCAGCACTAAAGCATCTCCAAAACAAGCAGG aggaaGCAGTGAATGAGGTGAAGCGACAGGCGATGTCAGAGCTGCAGAAGGCAGTGTCGGACGCTGAGAGGAAGGCTCATGAGATGATTTCAGCAGAACGCTCTAAAATGGAGAGGGCGCTGGCCGAGGCCAAGAGGCAAGCCTCTGAGGATGCACTAACAGTCATCAACCAGCAGGAGGATTCCAGTGAA AGCTGCTGGAACTGCGGGAGGAAAGCCAGTGAGACGTGCAGCGGCTGCAACACAGCTCGCTACTGCGGCTCCTTCTGCCAACACAAAGACTGGGAGAAGCACCACCATGTTTGTGGTCAAGGCCTGCAGGGCCTGCCAGGGGGCAGCAGTGTCCCTCTAGGCACCCCCTCCTCGTCCTCAGCGTCCTCCAGTGCACCCCCCACCCACTCGGAGAGCACCCCTCCAGGACCACTGTCCCTGGCAGGCCAGAGCAGTATTGCGGCAGGGGCTGGCAGTGGCAGTGGAAGTGTTTCTGCCAGCCCCAAGGAGAGCAGTTCCAGCAGTGCCTCTCGCTCCACAACCCCAGCTACCCCCGCCCTACTAGACGCCACTTCTCGCTGA